TAATCAAGGGTACGGATAaatgagggtctactgtacctCTTAAAAACACACCCCTGAGTTGTAGTCAGCCTGCATAAGGAACACTTGTCTCCTCCAGTATTTTATATCCCTCTGAACTAAGGATATAACAGAGAGCAAAATTAACACCTAATAATGTTCATCTTAGAGAGGGCTCAgtcatatatatgtgtgtgggCTGTATAGCTAATAATCTTTGGAGGTTTGGTCATTGAACAAAAGATTCAAGGTACTTTGTTGCATATTCATAGTATTGGGGGTATGTAGTACAACTTTTGAACAGAAAACAGTGTGATTTCTGTCTCTCAACAATTTTTCTTCCTACGGAATACATTCTCCTACTTTGGTCACTTTTGGGCCAAGCAGTTGGTTACATTATTCAGTGactttattgtactgtatagtcaAAATTCAAATGAATGCCATGGAGGTGCTCCTATTGCTGTTATGATTGACTTCTAGCAACTAGAGATGTGCAGCTTGTAATACCATATAGCCAGGGGACAATCTTATGCTACAATGTGTAGAAAGAAATTTTCACAATTTTCATTCACAAAATGCCAGACACATAATGATGATATGTACACAAGCTGTCACTTGTgtaatttgtgaaaattttgtcaCTCAAACATTTCCAGCTATACCCTGTACATGCATCGACTGACATATCAACATGACATCATTTCCTGTTGGTCAGGTGATCCACGGCATCCTGTCCTCCCCATATGCCAAACTATATAACCCTGAGAACATCTACATGTCAGAACATGGTGGTGGAGCAGGGAATAACTGGGCCAGTGGATATGCACAGTCTGAACGCCTCAGTGAGGAGATCTTTGATATCATTGACCGTGAAGCAGATGGCAGTGACAGTCtagaggtgtgtgtgtgtgtgtgttgtgtgtgtgtgtgtgtgtgtgtgtgtgtgtgtgtgtgtgtgtgtgtgtgtgtgtgtgtgtgtgtgtgtgtgtgtgtgtgtgtgcagtatgTGTTACTGTCTATGTGTGTagggtgtgcatgtgtgtagtgagtgtgtgagcacgtgtgtgtagtgtgtttattGTTCAAATTTGGTAGCCATATACAGTGTAGGGAAGGCGtataccagaggaggttggaagtgCTGCTCAAAAATATTACGTTAATTGCATACCTCTGTTTAGAATTTCATGTGAGCCTCAATAGTCGTAATACAAAACTAGCGAACAGTGGGGATCACTGGAGATCATTAGATATTTAGATTGTACTTCGTGTAAGCATTACgatgatgtactttgttttgtaaaatcactTAGTGTTCAGGGCAAAACTGATGAAACACTTTCGCACGTAGAACACTTGCACTAACCAGGTATGTATATTATTCAACAAGACAATGATGCCATACTTCGTTACACCATTTACACGATTTAGTTAATCACAGAATACAAGCATTTTGgataattcattttaacggcGCTTAAaccgcttccaccctcctctgggcGTATTCACAGCCTTGCATGTCTAAACCATTTTCTACACTTGGTGCTTATGTGTTCTAATTGATACCATACAACAGAAAATTTTTGATGAATCAGTTAAACTTGTCAACTTTTAATTAGTTAACATCAACAAGCACCAGTGAGTGTTTATTATTTGTCaacatttaatttgtcaaagctGTGGATTTGTCAATTTTCTCTTCTGTCAAATTTTCTGTCATACAGTAAATATTGTGTGAAACTAGGATGACAATTTCATTGTATTCTGTATCAACCATTTACTACAATCTCTATAATTGCTGTTTTGTATAGGGTTTTGTGCTGTGTCATTCCATTGCTGGAGGTACTGGGTCAGGAATGGGATCATTCTTCTTGGAGAGGCTGAATGACAGGTGCCTAGTTATGTTGTGACTACCATTTAAACTAATGCCCAAGAATTTTATAAGTGATCATAGGTCTGGTGATTAAATGAGGCCACAATGTGACTTGTATTGTAGTAGAAATAACCTAGTCTCATGTGGCTAGACTGCTATCTTGCCTCCTCTTtttctttgtgatgtcattggtcAGCgagatagggtctggtgaattaCCGTTGACTAAGTTGTGAATTTCCACCAAAATTTGGTGGATTTGATTTCATTGGCTAGCTGTATGTTGGCATGGCAAAACATAAATTTTACCGCAAAACTTTGAACAAGGCTGATACTGTTGCTACGTATGGCTATGTAGCATCTTCCCTGCAAGAACAGCAAGAAACTATGGTAACTGTTTTCCCGTGAACGCAACTTGTCAACGGTAATTCACCTGACCCTATCTTGCCAACCAATGACGTCACAAAGAAAAAGAGGAGGCGAGATagcagtctggccacgcgagactggAAATAACCCTCGTTCAGTAGAGTTAATAGTATTTTGTTGAGAGTTTGACCTATTAATTCAATATGACTTTACAAGCGAGCTCCTAGCAACAGATGTAACCTCAGGTCCTGTGGTTTCTAATTTCTGTAGAATGCTGcaatttgtagttgaactatttTGCGGTTTAACATTCAATTATTCAGGACTTGTTACTATCACTCCTTCACACAGGTTTCCAAAGAAGTTGATCCAAACATACTCTGTCTTTCCCAATTTAGTAAGTGACTGATTGTTATTAGGTTTAACCTATCTGAACTTGGTTTAGGATGAGTTTAGTGATGTTGTTGTGCAGCCATACAACTCAATACTGACTCTAAAGAGACTGACGTTACATGCAGACTGTGTGGTTGTCCTTGACAACACAGCTCTGAATCGTATTGCAGCTGAACGGCTTCGTATTCCCAACCCAACTTTCTCCCAAGTCAACCAACTAGTGAGATATAACTGTgttacactggaacctgttaatgtggacacttgaggacacctgcataatccagacacttagttaaggtcccttAGTATCCCTTtctacataaactgacctggaaaattagGAACAGTTTGATAATCacttggttggtcccaaggtgtccatgttACACACGTTCCAGTGTATTTACACTCTGTTAccttggtgatgatgatgatgtgcagGTGTCCACAATTATGGCGACAAGTACAGCCACCCTTCGTTACCCTGGTTACATGCACAATGATCTGATTGGTCTAATATCATCGTTGATCCCCACCCCCCGACTACATTACCTCATGACCGGCTATACCCCTCTAACAACGGACACTCAAATTGACAGTGTTCGCAAAACTACTGTACTGGATGTCATGAGAAGACTATTACaggttgtgtgtgcgtgcgtgcgtgcgtgtttgggtatgtgtgcatgcataatgtgtgtaccatatttacttggctAAATGTTGGGGCTACTATTAACTTAagttttttaaaataataagtATGGCCACAAAGGTGATTGTTCAAAATATCAATAAAAGATTGTTGAgtatacaatgaaacctgtgtattaaggacagcTTGGTGCCAACCAATAGTgtctcctgattatcaaggtgtcctgattttccaggtcagtttacatgctaaagGATAATTTGGGACGTGTccagattatgtaggtgtcctcattttcaagtgtccctgattaacaggttccaaactgtgaatcaactttTCCTGGTCTAATGTTACCACCACTGGGCTATAGCAGTATGAAAAGTGTGGTTTACTACACTGTGGTAGAtctggttgttctattagagtattgactgTTGTATAAGAGAGTTTTGCTATTAGTTCCAGAAGTTCTTAACCTTTGATCCAAAGAATGATGACATCCCAATGCATGAGATGAGTAAAGTGTCATGCTAATAATTATAGCTTATACTACTTTGCGGTTTACTGGGATATAAAGTACAGTATCCCCTCATGCTGGAATATATGGTGTCATGTAGCAAGTGAATTTGCCTAATCATTTTGCAATCCTTATTAACCTTGATTAGTAGTGTTATCTCATCTCTTTTCTACAGCCCAAAAATGTGATGGTGTCAGCGTCCACAAAGGACAAGAGAGTCAACCATTGCTACATCTCCATCCTTAATATCATCCAAGGAGAAGTAGACCCTACACAGGTTAGCTACCTCAGGCTAGTGCAGGGTTCTGTCCACAGTTGTGTATATTTGAATGTGCTGACCCAAGCTGTTTGGGCTGCAAATGGTTTGGTCTACACTCAAAAGAGTACTTCCTAATACTAGTAACTAGTCGAGTACTTTAACAAGCTAAACTGATGTGAAGATATTTGAGGCACAAGTTCCTCACCAATAATATTGTGCTGTTTTCAAGGGGTCACTGCCGACCAGTGTTGACAGGATCCTGTTGATGTTTACTTGTTGTTACTATCACATCTTGGAACAGGTGCACAAGAGTTTACTAAGGATCCGGGAGAGAAAGCTGGCACAGTTTATTCCATGGGGTCCAGCTGGTATCCAGGTTGCTCTGTCTCGCAAGTCACCATATTTACAATCAGCTCATCGTGTTAGCGGGCTAATGATGGCTAACCACACAAGTATCACTTCAGTACGTATTcgtctgtttgtgtgtgtgtcctcTGTGTTTACCGGTGCTGTTCCCCTAGCTGTTTGACCGCACTTGTCACCAATATGATAAGTTGAGGAAGAGGGAAGCTTTCTTGGAGCAGTTCAAGAAAGAACCAATGTTTAAAGATGACTTAACAGAGTTGGACCGGTCAAGAGAAATAGTCCAAGACCTCATCAAGGAGTACGAGGCATCAACTAGACCAGATTACATACAGTGGGGCACACAAAAGGTATGAAGGATATATTTTCAGCCATTTTTAAATCTTATATTTGTCTGTGTAGGCGCAGAAATTTCATGTTGACACTTAACACACTTattttaataattgtatttgtaattataaATTCATGTAAATACAAATTGCGTGTCAAGATGGCTCGCCGAACAGCGTCGGCGTCCTCTTACCAGCAGGCGGTATTCACTCAGGAACAGTTGGAGAAACTCTACGAAGACATTTGTAAGAAGCTGTGGCCACACAAAACATTGGTGTCTATCGTGCAGAATGCGTTAATGTTCCGGCCTTCTCACATGATCTACTCGTTCGTACTATTCACAATCGTCCATGTATTGTTCGTGTAAGTGAAGTGTACAAATTACACTCAAAGTGTGAAATACATATCTCACACCTTATAGGTGGTACGCGCGATCAGGGTACGGTCTGATTGCGACCGCTGTCAATTTCCTCTTTCTTGGGGGAATTTTATATGCACTGTGGTATGCGTCCACCTACTCTGAGAGAAAACACGGCAATAAATACAAACAGATTGGTACCAAGCCACCAGCCCATTTCGCATCAATTGAGAGAATTATCTGCAATCTGGACCAACCCAGAGAGGCCTCAGTTTCATtcacatatgaagaagtttgcttcTTGTTTGCAAAACGTTGGAATTGGTTCAACATATTATGGCTGGCTCTAATACACTGGTACAATGAGGACGCAAGGATATTCTGCACACTTTTAACCGTGGTAGCATCTGGCTTCATTTCACTGGTCTGGTATATCCCGGGTTTGGTGCTGTCTTACTGTGctgtaatgttgttgttattgtggcCATACATCGAGTACCATCAGTACCACTATCGATTCTGTGCCTACTTGGCTGGTATAATCCCTCCCTTGATAAGCAGAGCTGTCCGATGGTTGACACAGATGAAGGAATATGCTGAAGATGATAAGGATATTAATACAATGGTGGCCTCGCTTGATGGCAGGTTTGAAAATGATTTGGGAGCACGTGTGTCAGCTGCTGAAAGGCGGAGACAACAGATGTCTGAGAAAATGGATTCGTTTTTTGAGGGTTCACCAATTTACAGTAAGATTTTGTGGTAGTCATAAAAAGAACACACTATTTCAATGTTGTGTTATGTGTCTTGGATGACACGTGGTCCTTCCTGTATCCAGTATTACAATTCAAATTCTAGGCTGATTTTAGGAGTGCATCTCCAAAGTGATGTTGGTATAATTGTGACGCTAACTTCAGCATTTAAATGTTTTCAGTATTGCTGCTTAGTCAGCACTCTTTCTCACTGAATCACTACACCTAGTCATCACTGTGGCGAAACGTGATGGGCTAAACCCCTCCCCCTTATTGTCATTAAGCATAGCAAAATCAGTTTGGTTTGTCCCCTTATGTTTTGTACAGTAGCCTGTTGTTGACGCCTTGTGTCACAGTCATTGTGAGACTAGGTTTTTGCAACATTATGTCATACTTACCAAAGAAACTGAATTGTGTTTGTTATTTCGAGTATCATAAAAATTATTCGTATCTCAATATCAGTATAATATTGATATTTTTACCCACTCCTAATATAGTATACATGTTCAGACTAACTCCCTAGGTTCAACTGATGGAGTGTGGGATAATCTACAGCTACCCCTAACTCCGTAGGCTGCTGTCCTTAAGTCCCTAGGTCTACTCCTTGAGTCCCTAAGGTCAAGCGAAGAACTGAGGATAATGCCTAGGTCCCATGGTTGCTAAATATTTAACTGATAGACTGTGGGATATTTGACAGACAAAAGATTTTAATGTTTGGGTTTGCTAAACTTTTTACAAAAATACTTTTGTGACCACACAAAAAGCATCATGTTGTGAGGATAGACGtttacaaaaaacaaaaaaaaagaaacagcaAAAATTTTGTCTGTTTAAAAAAGTTCAGCCATTAGTAACTTTGGGAGTAAGGACAGTTGTGATGTACATTGTTTCTGAGGTCCAAAAATATACATACCATATTATGCTCATAGGAATGGCAACTAGAgatcgagttactctaatagagcagtcacacagcAAAATAGGCATGAAAAAATTGCTGGGAAGAATAATCAGAAAATAAGctaaataggctcatccctaacCAAACATAactacaatgtacattgtgacctcattaataaggccataGTTTGGGAAGTATTACAATTTGTGATCTGTTGGTATTCTCTTCATGTAGCAGCAGACCCAATGCAGTCACTTCTTTATGATCCCTCCCTTAGTAACGTGGACCTCAACATGTCATTATTGCCTGCAGCAAATCAAGCAAATCAGCCGCATCAACAtggtccagctgcaaacaatcaagATGACGACCCAACATCCAACTATGGTTTCTATGATAGCCAACTTGATGATGACCCAACAGATTACGGGAACTATGACAGCCATGATGATGATGAACCATTCCCTGAACTAGACTTCTCTGAACAAAACTCGTCACAACAAATTGTCAGCCAGCCACAACCGTCCAACTTGACAACAGCTGTTGCTATGTCAAACAACCCAGTCAACTCCAGCACTCCAATAGACCGTCATGTTGTACCACAAGAAGAGTATGCCCTACCAAGCTATGATGAAGCCATGGGTACATCTTTATCAACACCACCCATGTCAGAAGATTCACAGTACCCATACAATAGTAAACTGACTCATAGACacaaaaacagtacataataataataatcattgtaTTGTACAAATATGAGTAATGTACAGATAATCATTTCATCTTGTGATGTCTTTATTGTGATGAATAGTATTGTTGTGGTAAAAAGGTACAAATGGTGGCTGCTATACATCAGTTTCTTTTGAACATACGGAAACTGTGGGACTTGTGGGTTTGTGTAGTGAGTCTTTGGACGATTtctcctttgatgtggttaatgGTGGTGTCACAATTATGTCACGTTCATCATACATCACTGTCGCATCTTCTGGTGAGGTAGAATGAGAGTTGATAGTTTGCACGTTATATGGTACTTGTAAATGCATACTAGTGTTACCCTCTATTGTTAGTTCTGTTTCTTTACTGTACCCATTTGCAACTGCATTGCCATTAGCAATATCACTGTCACCAATAGAAGGATTACAGCTGGCTGGCCTTGGTGCAGGAGCAAATTGTGATTCACCTCCCGTGCCTTCTAATTCATACTCAACAACACGAGGACCATAGAATGCATCATCTTCAAATCTGTGGGTGCCACCCTTATTATTCTTGTAACATTCACACTTGCGGGTGAAGTACCCCAACTAAAACAAAAGAAATTTAACACATTAGCAAACACTGCATTAGCTTACCAAGCCTAAGAGGATGGCTATTATTACTAAGGCAACAAATCCACCAACAGCAGCTACTATTGGAATGTACACATTAACACAATCATCTGCCACTTCTTGTACAGCAGTTTCAACTCGTAGTTCTGTCTGTAAGGTACATACATGACTGACTGCTTATGCGAGCCAACAAAAAGGGAAAGTACCGATGTTCTAAAGTCTTTGACTATGGGATATCGATTGTTGTTCCTGATCAGACTAGTAATGCTAACCGGACGATTGCTAGTCACTGATGGACTCTGAAGATGATGTCACTGTAACACAACTGACAAACCAAAACATGAGACTTACATAAAGTACAGAGGAAACAAATATGATAATGCTATTATCAGGTTGTAGATTGGTAATGTCACAAATGATCACACCACATGTCGTATTAGGACAATCCTGTTAACACAAGGAGAGACGTGAGTCATACTGTGTGTGGTAGAGAGAGGGTCAACTAACCTCAGGGTACAGGTCCGGGCTGGGAGGAGTGTCAGTCATAGGTAGAGTGAGGTTGAAGAACTGTTCGACCCGCAATCGTTGTGGGATTAGGTTGTATTGTGTACACAGTATTCTGTCCACTTGTTCCTAGTAAATGTACAACATACTCAAACAACTGACACACAGACATGAGTACGTACACGCACAAAGCCTACAGCAGCCGtacgaaacacagctattgccacccagtgaaccagcactgggatgcctgtgcaccactcaggcattTGAGCTAGTGCAGGAAATTCCTCCTggagcaggactagtaacctgcaggaggactgtccaggtctcacagagaggtcgcagaacctgaagttccacaacgaccctaACACTGCTaaatgagacaaggacagttgggcatttactTCCcaagtaaacaccaggtactcATTggtgttacagctgggtgggctgtttccccagatgacaccaggtccccaatatacagctgggtacaatgtgagtaaagcacgtgtacacacacacattcaccaCACATACCTGACAaatagtgactgttgtattaaagtgATTCAACAACATACTTCACTTACAATTGACACTTGCAGTGGGATGAGGAATGGAAACAATGTGTTTGATTGAACTATTGTCTGACTTGGCCAGAAGATCAACAGCTCACTGGAAGCAATCGGTGAACTCTGATTATTTGAATCATCATTACGAATCTACAACCACAATAAATATGATTACTGGAAGTGATCACTATTATTGGTTGATGTCAACCATTAAAACATTAACACTTAGTGATATAATGGTCCATTAAAAACATTACAACTAGATGCCTGTGGGTTAATCTGTCTTCTATGAATTTACTTAGTTAAAAGCCACTAGTGTGGGATATCATGGAATTTGAATGTGCCATGGAGAGACTTTCTGAGACACTGGTGTCTTTATTGATGAGGCATCCTGATTTCAGGAGTTTAAACGTGTGTACGACAGTTTcttattaattttatcatatgcacaataaattaattcacaaaataattcatatATACATTGCTAATGGCTACATCGTGATCTAACAGGTTTATAGTAgtcaatatcatacagtacagtagtactgtatagtagggggtctgggctttcttgcccaaatatatcacccaaaaaccatcctcacttttccttcacaacagcttggtATTGGTATTGGAAAGAACCCAAAATGCAGTGGGATAGCCACATCTCTTTCCAGCAAATTTTTCGTAGCTGGGACACATGTAATGTGTGATTCTTTCCTTTCATGCAGTACACCAGTCGTAATTATAAttgttacaaaaagttaacaaacaagtgtaagaattGGATCATACATAGAAATAAAAGctaggaaacaagggaggtcatctacacttgTAGCTATACCCCTGCTGCATTGGAATACTAGTATATGTTGGTGTAgataacctcccttgtttcatcgttctttatttctgtgatccatATTTAAATATAaattttctaattttccttacacGTTGATTTATAAATTAGAACACATTTTGACACAAACAACTCCCATGTCACTCTATGTGACATCACTGATTGTCTGATAaactaccgtatagctggaAATTTTCGAGGAACAAAACTTTTGCGAATTTCGTGAGTGATGATAGCTTCGTGAAAATATAACCGTGAAATGtttcagtttatacacataacCATTACCCACTTTCTAGACTTTCGTGAATTTATAAACGTGAAAATCATATTTTGAACAGTTTTgcaaaagtttcatccctcgaaaatttcccactatacggtaaAACTGTTACACAGCAAGACAAGCAGTCAGCTCATAGGCACTACAAAACTATATTCATAGCCTTTGTACAGTAGCCACAGTTTATATAGTGACAAATGACTAACAACATGGTTGGGTGCGTGGCTGGATGAATATCAACAAGACAAGGCACTAGAGGCACTAGAGGCTATAAAAAACAAGTAGTGCAAATATTTGTGTGCATGTTcgaagtttttaaaaataaccCACTGTTATGGACCATACACACTAGGCTAGGATTAGCTCACTGAGATAGCTACTTCAACACTCATATCAAATTGCCCCTGAAATATCAGCCAATGGCAATGCCATATGATACTGTCCATGCAACCTTGCAGTCATGTAAGACTATACATACCAGTTTTGTTAAGCTTCTTGACACACTTCAGTCACATCATGACAATATAATACTGTGTGGGTTTGTTGCCTTCTTGTCAAGACAAAAATGTACTTGATTCCCACCACTGGACATCATAACAACATGTTCAACAGATGTTTACAATCTTTTGAGGTTGTATAACTAGTGTAAACAAGCTTGTTTATTGTTTGATATGTGTGTTAACAAGGAGGCCATATTGAGCTTTTGAACACTTATCATTCCACAGTGAAGATAAGTCATCTGTGTTGAAGTGGAACTGACCCTTGAAAATGTGAACACTTTGGTAATCAGGATACttagtgtacacacacatttagacccctgaaatcaggacacctcactaataaggacaccttgataatcaggacacttgtccatggtcccatttgtattagtgtacacacatttagaccgctgaaatcaggacacctcaaaTATCATTAGCAGTGGAGGGTTTCCTGAAGAAGGCAGCTTAACCAATCAACAGCTGGATGATAATGAAGAACTTCATACACACCATTGCACTTAATCTTGTTAATAAGATCACCTCACTGTGGCAGCCATGTCATGCAGGCTTCG
The nucleotide sequence above comes from Dysidea avara chromosome 3, odDysAvar1.4, whole genome shotgun sequence. Encoded proteins:
- the LOC136248770 gene encoding tubulin gamma-1 chain isoform X1 is translated as MPREIISVQLGQCGNQIGMEFWKQLCAEHGINPEGILEKYATEGKDRKDVFFYQADDEHYIPRAVLLDLEPRVIHGILSSPYAKLYNPENIYMSEHGGGAGNNWASGYAQSERLSEEIFDIIDREADGSDSLEGFVLCHSIAGGTGSGMGSFFLERLNDRFPKKLIQTYSVFPNLDEFSDVVVQPYNSILTLKRLTLHADCVVVLDNTALNRIAAERLRIPNPTFSQVNQLVSTIMATSTATLRYPGYMHNDLIGLISSLIPTPRLHYLMTGYTPLTTDTQIDSVRKTTVLDVMRRLLQPKNVMVSASTKDKRVNHCYISILNIIQGEVDPTQVHKSLLRIRERKLAQFIPWGPAGIQVALSRKSPYLQSAHRVSGLMMANHTSITSLFDRTCHQYDKLRKREAFLEQFKKEPMFKDDLTELDRSREIVQDLIKEYEASTRPDYIQWGTQKAQKFHVDT
- the LOC136248770 gene encoding tubulin gamma-1 chain isoform X2, which codes for MPREIISVQLGQCGNQIGMEFWKQLCAEHGINPEGILEKYATEGKDRKDVFFYQADDEHYIPRAVLLDLEPRVIHGILSSPYAKLYNPENIYMSEHGGGAGNNWASGYAQSERLSEEIFDIIDREADGSDSLEGFVLCHSIAGGTGSGMGSFFLERLNDRFPKKLIQTYSVFPNLDEFSDVVVQPYNSILTLKRLTLHADCVVVLDNTALNRIAAERLRIPNPTFSQVNQLPKNVMVSASTKDKRVNHCYISILNIIQGEVDPTQVHKSLLRIRERKLAQFIPWGPAGIQVALSRKSPYLQSAHRVSGLMMANHTSITSLFDRTCHQYDKLRKREAFLEQFKKEPMFKDDLTELDRSREIVQDLIKEYEASTRPDYIQWGTQKAQKFHVDT
- the LOC136248769 gene encoding uncharacterized protein; the protein is MARRTASASSYQQAVFTQEQLEKLYEDICKKLWPHKTLVSIVQNALMFRPSHMIYSFVLFTIVHVLFVWYARSGYGLIATAVNFLFLGGILYALWYASTYSERKHGNKYKQIGTKPPAHFASIERIICNLDQPREASVSFTYEEVCFLFAKRWNWFNILWLALIHWYNEDARIFCTLLTVVASGFISLVWYIPGLVLSYCAVMLLLLWPYIEYHQYHYRFCAYLAGIIPPLISRAVRWLTQMKEYAEDDKDINTMVASLDGRFENDLGARVSAAERRRQQMSEKMDSFFEGSPIYTADPMQSLLYDPSLSNVDLNMSLLPAANQANQPHQHGPAANNQDDDPTSNYGFYDSQLDDDPTDYGNYDSHDDDEPFPELDFSEQNSSQQIVSQPQPSNLTTAVAMSNNPVNSSTPIDRHVVPQEEYALPSYDEAMGTSLSTPPMSEDSQYPYNSKLTHRHKNST